DNA sequence from the Streptomyces tsukubensis genome:
CCGGTCCCGGCGGCGATCGCGATCACCGGCACGGACGGATCGGCGGGGAGCCGGAACGCCTCCCGGCAGGGCGACATCCTGCCGTACAGGACGGCCCCGGGCTCCAGGGCCGCCGTGTACGCGGCGCCCGCGCCGAGGAAGGTGCCCTCCCCCTCGCGGTGCGGCACCGGATGGGCGGAGACCATCAGATCGGCCCGGCGGGGCGTCACGGCGGGGGAGGAGGAGACCGAGTAGTAGCGCGTCGGCGCCGGTTCCAGGACGTCCAGCAATCCGGCCAGGCCGGGGCGGCACGAAGCGTGCCGGTCCAGCAGATCCGGAACGGTGTCGCTGCCGGGGACATGGGATTCGAGGGCCTGCCGCTCCGGCGGGCAGGGCGCGTGCGCGGCGAGCGCGGCGGCCTGCCGGGCGGTCGCGGGCCGGTCCAGCTCCACGAAGTGGGTGAGCAGCGTGCGTACCGTCAGCGGCCGGTCCAGGGGCAGCGCGGTCCGCCCGCCGGGGCCCGCGCCCAGGACTACCGTCTGCTCCGGGTCGAGGCCGAGCAGCTTCGCCGTCCGCTCGACGACGGCCTCGGGGTTGGCGAGCCGTATCAGCAGATGGTCGCCCGTGCGGTACTCCGTGCCCGTCGGCAGGTCCAGGGAGAGGAAGCGCTTCGAACGGCCCAGCGGGTGGGTGAGATCGGCGAGTTCACGGGTGGCGGCAACGGTCAGCGGGACCATGCCGTCGTGCGCGGGGACCTCCGGTTCCGCGGTGGGCGGCGCGTCCGCGACCGTGTGGCGGGGGCCCGCGGGCGTGCTCTCCCCGGCCTCGCCGGCGGGGACCCCGTACCGCTCCAGCAGCACCGAGAAGACCCGGTCCTGCCAGGCGGCGACGGCCTCGGTCACATCGAGGGAGACGTCGACCGCGGCCCGCTCCGCCAGCGGCCGCGCCCCGGCCGCCCGCAGCTGCTCGTCGACGAGGGCCGGGACGCGCTGATAGGTCGCGGACCAGTTGCGGTCCCCGGCGCCGAGGACGGCGTACGGCAGTCCCGTCAGCCCCTCGGGGCCGTCCTGCAGCCAGTCCAGGAAGCGGACGGCGTCGTCGGTGGGCCGCCCGTTGTAGGAGGAGGCGACGATCAGCACGGGCTGCTCCGGGTCCAGTGCGTCCACGGCCTCGTCGAGCGGCGCGAGGGCGGTCGTGAAGCCGTGGCGGGCGCCGCGGTCGGCGATAGCGGCGGCCAGGCTCCGGGACGTGCCCAGATTGGAGCCGTACAGCACGGTCAGCGTGGTCCCCGGCGCGCGCAGCCCGGTGAGCGCCCCGCCGCCGGGTGCCTGCTGCCGCGGTACGGAGGCGGCCCCGGCCACCGCCGCGCGTGACCGGTCCGCGGGCTCGCGCGGTACGGGGGTCAGCGTGAAGCCGTCGGGCTTGAGAGTGAGGGTCTCCTTGACCCGCAGCTCGTAGTCGGCGTGGTCGAGGAGCTGGTAGCGGTGGACGATCAGACCGAGCAGCAGGGTCGCCTCGTGGAGCGCGAACCGGCGGCCGATGCAGGACCGTTCGCCGTTGCCGAAGGGCTTGTAGAGATGGCCGGGGCGCGCCTCCAGGGCCTCGGGCGAGAACCGGTCCGGGTCGAACAGCTCCGGATTGGCCCCCCAGCCCGGTTCGCGGTGCAGCATCGGCGTGAGGATCAGCATCGACTGCCCCTTCCGTACCGGGTACCGGCCGCCGATCACGGTGTCCTCCAGCGGTTCCACGGCGAATCCGGGCGCGGTCGGCCACAGCCGCAGGCTCTCGTCGAGCACCTGCCGGATGTACCGCAGCCTGCCCACCTCCTCGTACGACGGATCGGGGTCCGGGTCCGCGCCCCACAGGGCGTCGGTCTCGGCCCGCGCGGCGGCCAGCACGGCCGGGTTCTTCAGCAGGTAGTAGAGGGCGAAGGAGAGCGCACCGCTGGTCGTCTCGTGTCCGGCGATCAGGAAGGTGAGCATCTGGTAGCGGATATTGGTGTCGTCCAGGCGCTCGCCGGTGTCCTTGTCCACGGCGTCCAGCATCAGCGCCAGCAGATCGTCCCCGGCCGGGGCGGAGCCGTCGGACGCCTCCGACGCCGCCGCGCGGCGGGACCGCACGATGTCGTCGGCGAGCCGGTTCATCAGCGCGACGTCCTCCCTCTGCCGCTTCTCGGCGCGGGCGTAGAGGAAGTCGAGGCCCGGGAGGAATGCGGTCTTCCGCTGGGCGTGGTCCAGCGCCCGGACCATCGAGGCAATGAACGGATGCTCGTCGCGCCGCTCGAAGCAGCCGAAGTCGTAGCCGAAGCCGCAGAGCCCGATGGTGTCCAGGGTCAGCCGGGTCATATCGTCCGCGACCGCGACCGGGGTGCCCGCGGCCGCGTCCCACTTCGCCAGCAGCCGCCGGGCCACCCGCGTCATGACCGGGTGGTACGACTTGAGCGCGTCGAATGCGAACGCGGGCAGCAGGATGTTGTGCGCCCGGCGCCAGTTCGGCTCGTCGTTGTAGGCGGTGAACAGTCCGTCGCCGGTGAACTCGCGGACCGTCTCCAGCTGCAGCACCGATTTGCGGAAACGGGTTTCGTCGCAGAGCTCGGCCACCAGGTCGGCGCCCGAGACGATCCAGGTGTCCTCGTTGAAGAAGCGCAGGTTGTAGAGCGGGCCCAGCTCACGGGCCTCGCGCATCGCGTACTGGATGAACGTGTCCGTCGGCACGCTGAGCGCATGTCCCACCAGGGGGACCCGGGCCCGCTCGGGCACGGTGGCGCCGGGTACGGCCGGACGGAGTGCGGTCGGGTTCATCTGCCTGCCCCTCGGTGTGAGCTCCTCGGTCTTCCCGATCCACCATACGCATGACTTGGTCACCTGACAAAGTCGCTTGACTGGGGTGGCTGACTATGTCGCTATAGTTGCCGGTATGGCTCATGTATCCGCCGCCGAGCGCCGTCCCCAGCTCATCGCCGCGGCCATCGAACTCATGGCCCGCGAGGGCGTCGCCGCGGGCAGCACCCGGGCGATCGCGGCCGAGCTGGGCGTGGCGCAGGCGACCGTGCACTACACCTTCGGCACCAAGGCCGATCTCTACCGCGCCGTCCTGGAGACCCTCACGGCAGATCTGCTCGCCGGGGTGCAGCAGGCGGCCGCGCGGGCCGACAGCCTGGAGGAGGCGCTGCGGGCCACCGCCGACACGATCTGGACCGATCTCGTGGACCGGCCCGATCTCAATCTGCTCTGGCTGGAACTGGTCGCCCTCTCCATGCGCACCCCCGAACTGCGCGAGGTGGTCGTCCGCTACCACCAGGAGGTCTCCGAGCTGGGCGCCGGGGCCCTGCGGGACGTGGCGCGCCGCAGCGGCCGCAGCTACGCGCTGCCGCCGGAGGAGCTGGCCCGCTTTCTGATCAACGGGCTCGACGGGCTCTGCATGAGCCTCGTCATCGAGGGAGCGAAGCCGGACGCGGGCACGCGGCGTGCCCTGGACCAGCTGCTCGCGGCGGCGGTCGCGCTGGCCTCCGGGCCGGACGCGCCGTAGCGGGCACGGGTGAGGGCCGCCACCCGGGTGGGTGGCGGCCCTCGACGACAGGTGCCGGTGGTTCCGGCGTGGTTCGGGGGGCGGGCCCCCGCCCCCCGAACCGCCGGCGGTCAGTCGGCCCGGTGGGTCCAGCCGCGGGCCGTGCGGCCCAGCTCGTGGAAGCCGAGCCCGGTGAGGAGCGCGATCTCCTCGGCGTCGTCCGGGTCGGCGTAGGTCAGCAGTTTGTCGACCCCGCACAGCTCCAGCCACCGCCGGGCCTCGCCCAGCAGCCACTCCGGCAGGCCCGGAACGGGTTCGTCCGGCAGTTCGAGGTCCGCGATATCGGCCAGTCCGCCGGGGCGGGCGTGCCGCTCGGGCCGGTCGAGGTGGGTGTCCAGTTCGACGTACGCCACCTCGGTGCCGTCGGCGCGGGCGCTGAGCCGGGTGCCGAGCGGGCCCAGCACCCGGTGCAGGGTCAGCCCCGGCAGCGGCGCCGGACCGGGCTCGGGCAGTGCGGCCACCGGGGCGAGCAGCAGCACCTCGACGCCCCCGGTGTGGGCAAAACCGGCGCCTTCGAGGACGGACCGCACATGCGGCCAGGCGTCCGGGACGCCGTACACCCCCGGAACCGGCAGCTGTCCGTCGGCGAACCTGGCCCGGACGTGCCAGCGGCCGAGCTGGGCGAGGCAGGCGGAGACCAGCAGCTGCGCGGCCTCGTCCCCGTCCGACGGCATATGGGCGAACCATTCGATACGGCCGGTGTCCCGGTAGTCCTCACCGACGTCGGGGTCGTTGCGGTGGCGCAGCAGATGCGCGGCGGCCACGATCCGCCGCCGGTCCTCGACGACGAGGGTGGTCCGCTCGGCCACCCACGGGTCGGTGACGTACTCCTCGGGGGCGCGCTCCAGACTGCTGATGACCGTGTTCACCGAGACGCCGGCGCCGGGCACGACCGCGGCCGCATGGGCATTGACGAGCGCGGTCAGCTGATCGCGGTCTTCGCGGCGGAAGGGGCGCACCTGGAGTGCGGAAGGGAAAGACGCAGAGGGCACAGCAAAGCCTCCGTTGATCGGTACGAGGGGAGGCCGCCATGAGATGCGGTACGCGATCACCATAACACCCCGCCGGACCGCCGTGTCCGGCCATTGCGGGCCGCCGCGCCGAGCGCTCCCGGGGTGCCGGAAGAGGCGTCAGCGTTCCCGTACCAGCCAGGCGTATTTCCCCGAAGCGCCGATCGGAATGCGGGTACGGTGCGCGATCTCGCACCGGAATTCGGTCAGTTCGCCGACGCAATCCGCCAGCCGGGCGCTTTCCGCCCCGCACAGCGGTTCGCCGTCGAACGTCGTGTACAGCAGCCGGGTGTCCCGCGGCCCCGTGGTCCGCAGCTGGCTCAGGAAGATCCGCGGCGAAACGGCCGCGAGACAGTCGTCGAGATCGCCCTGCGAGACCGGTCCGCGCGGGGTCGGCAGCACCTCGGCCGCCCGGCCGCAGAAGCGCACCGCACGGGCCGCGTCCGGACCCGCCCCGACCGGCCGTACGCAGTCACCGGTCCGGTACCGGATCAGCGGCATATACGGATTGCGGACACTGGTGACGATCAGCCCGTGCAGCCCGCTGCCCGGCGCCAGCGGGGCGAACTCCACGCTCATCCGGTCCAGGAACGGGCGGTAGTGGCCGCCGCTGTCGCCCGAGTACAGATGGCCGACCTCGGCGTCGCCGAACAGGTCGACCACCGGGCAGGCCAGCTGCCGCTCCAGATAGCGGCGGACGTTGACCGGGGTGTACGCGTAGGCCGTGACCACGCTCGCCGGGCGCGGGAACCGCTCGTACAGACCCTGCCGGTGCGCGGTCCGCACCAGATGCGCCAACTGCGTTCCGGGGCCGTCGAGATGGTAGCGGCCGAGGGGGTGCCGCCGCTGCTCCGAACGGAGTTCGCCGAGTACGCCCTCGACCTCGCCGCGCTCCCACTGCTCCGGGTCGACCCGCAGCCCCACCCGGACGGTGCGCCGGTCCGGCTCCTCGGCCCGGTGCGTCCGCGGCGTCCGTTTCGGTACGGCGCAGGACGGGTCCCCGCCCGCCGGAACGGTCGTCAGCGACACCCGGCGACAGCCCTCCCGCCAGGTCGCCGCGAGATCGGGATGCGTACTCCACAGCCGGTACGCGGACTTCAGCGGGAACGAAGGCGGCCGGACGAACCGCAGTCGGCCCGGGTCCGCGCCCGCCGAGAGCGCGAACTCGGCCTCGCCCGATGCCAGAGCGGCCGTCACCCGGGGAGTGAGCCAGCGGTCCGGAAAACCCCGGGCGACTTCCGTTTTCCCGAGAACGGGAAACCAGCCGCGGGTGACCGAATCCCGATAGAAGGGAATGTCCCGGATCTGTTCGATGATGTCGGCGGTGGGCTGATTCTGCATTACCGCGCCTCCCCTGCACCGGATTCTGCCGCGATCTCCCGCCCGGACCGTACGGCCCGGCGTCCGCCCCGCGCCCGCCCGCTCAATCCGCCCACGGGCCGCCCCTCAGGGAAGCTAAGGAGACGCCCGGCGCACTGTCAACGAAATCCACCGGAATACTGCATGAGAGACCGCTCATTCATTCCTTGAGCGGAACACCGGCGGAGGACACCGCGGAAGACACCCCGGTAGACACCCCGGAAGACGGGGCGAAGCGGCCGCCGACTACGGTGGCGGCACCGGCGCGGAGCCGACGCGGCACCGGGGAAAGAGGCCCGCGCGCCGCCGCCGGATACCGGAGCCGGTCGCGATGGCCGGTTCCGACGGTCGCCCGTAGCCCAACTCCGTTCAACCTCTTGACGGGAAACGGGCAGCAAACCACACTTCCCGACGTGCCCGGTCAGATACGGGCGGTGACAGTCAGGAGCCGTGATGCTTCCCGCGGAGCGCCATCGCCGAATCTCCGCCGTCGTCGACCGGGCCGGCACCATCAGCACCGAGGCCCTCGCCGACCAGCTCCAGGTGTCCGCGGAGACCGTCCGCCGGGACCTCGGGCGGATGGAACGGAGAGGCATCCTGCGGCGGGTGCGCGGCGGCGCCGCGTCCCTCGCGGTGGTCCGCCAGTTCGGCGGCGAGGAGGCGTCGTTCGCCGACCGCACCGCCTCCCACCCCGAGGCCAAGGCGGCGATCGGCCGGGCGGCCGCCGCGCTGGTGGAGAACGGGGCGATCGTGGCGATCGACATCGGCACCACCGCCGTCCAGATCGCGCACGCCCTGCCGCGGGACTTCCGCGGCACCGTCGTCACACCCTCCCTCCAGGTGGCCCGGGTGGTGTCCGCACTGCCCCGGGCCGGGGTGCTGCTGCCCGGCGGCCGGCTCCGCGGCGGCGATCTGGCCTGCTCCGGTCCGGAGACCGTCCGCTTCTTCGCCGGGATCCATCCGGACATCGCCTTCCTCGGCTGCGGCGGGGTCGACCCCGCCGCCGGGGTCACGGACTACCACTACGAGGAGATCGCCACCAAGGAGCGGATCCTGGCCAACAGCGCGTGCGTCTACGCGATCGCCGACGGCAGCAAATGGGGGCGGGTCGCGGGCTACCGCGTCTGCGCGCCCGGCGACTGCACGGCGGTCATCACCGACGGTTCGGCGGCGGCCGCGCTCGTCGCGGCCGTCGGGGAGACCGGCTGCGAGGTGCTGGTGGTCTGATCCCGCCGCGTACGGCAGCCGGTGGCCGGGTGCGGCCACCGGTGCCGGACCGCCCGCGGGCCGCGCAGCGCCGTCCGTGGATCCCGTGGTCTGCGTGGCCCCCGTGGTTTCCGTGGTTGCCGTCCGTCCAGCACCGGCCCGCCGCAGCGCGGACCGGGTGCGGAACCGTGAAAGGAATCGCCCCGTGCCCAGCCGAACCCCCCTCGATGCGCCCGCCCCGGAAATCCGGCCACCCGTGCCCCCGGGCCGTGTCCGGCTCTGCGCCGGGCCGCCCGTCCGGCCCCGCGGGGAGGCGCACCGGTGACCGTCGTCCTCGCCGTCGACCAGGGCACCTCCGGTACCAAGGCCGTCGTCGTGGACCACGACGGCACCGGGCTCGCCCTCGCCGAGGCCGAGCTGCGGCCCCGCTACGGCGACGGGGGAGTGGTCGAGCAGGATCCCGCCGCCCTGCTGGCCTCCGTACTCGACACCGGCCGCCGTGCCGTCGCCGCCGCGGGCCGCCCCGTCGATGTCGTCGCCCTCGCCAACCAGGGCGAGACCGTCCTCGCCTGGGACCCCGGCACCGGAGCCGCGCTGACCCCGGCCGTCGTCTGGCAGGACCGGCGCGCCGAGTCCGAGTGCGCCCGGCTGGCCGACCACGCCGAACTGATCGCCGCCCGCACCGGGCTGGTCCTCGACCCCTACTTCTCCGCACCCAAAATGGCCTGGCTGCGCCGGAACCTGACCACCGAAGGCGTGGTCACCACCGTCGACAGCTGGCTGCTGCACCATCTCACCGGGGCCTTCGTCACCGACGCCGCCACCGCGAGCCGCTCCCTGCTGCTGGACCTCGACCGCGCCGACTGGGACCCCGAACTGGC
Encoded proteins:
- a CDS encoding DeoR/GlpR family DNA-binding transcription regulator; translation: MLPAERHRRISAVVDRAGTISTEALADQLQVSAETVRRDLGRMERRGILRRVRGGAASLAVVRQFGGEEASFADRTASHPEAKAAIGRAAAALVENGAIVAIDIGTTAVQIAHALPRDFRGTVVTPSLQVARVVSALPRAGVLLPGGRLRGGDLACSGPETVRFFAGIHPDIAFLGCGGVDPAAGVTDYHYEEIATKERILANSACVYAIADGSKWGRVAGYRVCAPGDCTAVITDGSAAAALVAAVGETGCEVLVV
- a CDS encoding cytochrome P450, coding for MNPTALRPAVPGATVPERARVPLVGHALSVPTDTFIQYAMREARELGPLYNLRFFNEDTWIVSGADLVAELCDETRFRKSVLQLETVREFTGDGLFTAYNDEPNWRRAHNILLPAFAFDALKSYHPVMTRVARRLLAKWDAAAGTPVAVADDMTRLTLDTIGLCGFGYDFGCFERRDEHPFIASMVRALDHAQRKTAFLPGLDFLYARAEKRQREDVALMNRLADDIVRSRRAAASEASDGSAPAGDDLLALMLDAVDKDTGERLDDTNIRYQMLTFLIAGHETTSGALSFALYYLLKNPAVLAAARAETDALWGADPDPDPSYEEVGRLRYIRQVLDESLRLWPTAPGFAVEPLEDTVIGGRYPVRKGQSMLILTPMLHREPGWGANPELFDPDRFSPEALEARPGHLYKPFGNGERSCIGRRFALHEATLLLGLIVHRYQLLDHADYELRVKETLTLKPDGFTLTPVPREPADRSRAAVAGAASVPRQQAPGGGALTGLRAPGTTLTVLYGSNLGTSRSLAAAIADRGARHGFTTALAPLDEAVDALDPEQPVLIVASSYNGRPTDDAVRFLDWLQDGPEGLTGLPYAVLGAGDRNWSATYQRVPALVDEQLRAAGARPLAERAAVDVSLDVTEAVAAWQDRVFSVLLERYGVPAGEAGESTPAGPRHTVADAPPTAEPEVPAHDGMVPLTVAATRELADLTHPLGRSKRFLSLDLPTGTEYRTGDHLLIRLANPEAVVERTAKLLGLDPEQTVVLGAGPGGRTALPLDRPLTVRTLLTHFVELDRPATARQAAALAAHAPCPPERQALESHVPGSDTVPDLLDRHASCRPGLAGLLDVLEPAPTRYYSVSSSPAVTPRRADLMVSAHPVPHREGEGTFLGAGAAYTAALEPGAVLYGRMSPCREAFRLPADPSVPVIAIAAGTGFAPFRGMIADRVAASPAPGRAPMLCYLGCDHPDVDYLHRGELEAAESAGAVSLRPAFSRAPEHGVRYVQHRLLRESAEVWSLLAAGAHVRVCGDGRAMAPAVREALRTIRADRTGDGPEEAAAWLDALMAEGRYVEDVWAG
- a CDS encoding phenylacetate--CoA ligase family protein; this encodes MQNQPTADIIEQIRDIPFYRDSVTRGWFPVLGKTEVARGFPDRWLTPRVTAALASGEAEFALSAGADPGRLRFVRPPSFPLKSAYRLWSTHPDLAATWREGCRRVSLTTVPAGGDPSCAVPKRTPRTHRAEEPDRRTVRVGLRVDPEQWERGEVEGVLGELRSEQRRHPLGRYHLDGPGTQLAHLVRTAHRQGLYERFPRPASVVTAYAYTPVNVRRYLERQLACPVVDLFGDAEVGHLYSGDSGGHYRPFLDRMSVEFAPLAPGSGLHGLIVTSVRNPYMPLIRYRTGDCVRPVGAGPDAARAVRFCGRAAEVLPTPRGPVSQGDLDDCLAAVSPRIFLSQLRTTGPRDTRLLYTTFDGEPLCGAESARLADCVGELTEFRCEIAHRTRIPIGASGKYAWLVRER
- a CDS encoding TetR/AcrR family transcriptional regulator, with the protein product MAHVSAAERRPQLIAAAIELMAREGVAAGSTRAIAAELGVAQATVHYTFGTKADLYRAVLETLTADLLAGVQQAAARADSLEEALRATADTIWTDLVDRPDLNLLWLELVALSMRTPELREVVVRYHQEVSELGAGALRDVARRSGRSYALPPEELARFLINGLDGLCMSLVIEGAKPDAGTRRALDQLLAAAVALASGPDAP